Proteins from a genomic interval of Gammaproteobacteria bacterium:
- a CDS encoding crotonase/enoyl-CoA hydratase family protein: protein MVRIEIHDDVAQVVLDRPDKLNAVNLEMLSGVLSAAKHLRRQRRLRAVILRGEGRAFCAGMDFKAVLSKPSAMLGAYLQLWRPARNKFQRWSLSWRELGVPVIALVQGHCYGAGLQLALGADIRIATPDARLSVMESKWGLVPDMGGAVLLRELLRIDVAKELTMSGRTVDAHEAHKLGLLSYVDAEPMPRAESLIEEFRQRSPDAVAAGKFLMQAAWNSSERRAAGLERTWQRRLIGRANQGVSVARNSGKAQAAFQARRIG, encoded by the coding sequence ATGGTTCGTATCGAGATCCACGACGATGTAGCGCAGGTGGTCCTGGATCGGCCCGACAAACTCAACGCCGTGAATCTGGAGATGCTCTCGGGCGTGCTGTCGGCGGCCAAGCACCTGCGCCGGCAGCGCCGCCTGCGCGCCGTGATCCTGCGCGGCGAAGGCCGCGCTTTCTGTGCGGGCATGGATTTCAAGGCCGTGCTGTCGAAACCTTCAGCCATGCTGGGCGCCTATCTCCAGCTGTGGCGCCCAGCACGGAACAAGTTCCAACGCTGGAGTCTGTCCTGGCGCGAACTCGGCGTACCGGTGATCGCGCTGGTACAAGGGCATTGCTACGGCGCCGGATTGCAGCTGGCGCTGGGCGCGGATATCCGCATTGCCACGCCGGACGCGCGCCTGTCGGTCATGGAATCGAAATGGGGACTGGTGCCGGACATGGGCGGCGCGGTGCTGCTGCGCGAGCTGCTGCGCATCGACGTGGCCAAGGAGCTGACGATGTCCGGCCGCACCGTCGACGCGCACGAAGCTCACAAGCTGGGGTTGCTGAGCTACGTCGACGCCGAACCGATGCCGCGTGCCGAATCGCTGATCGAGGAATTCCGCCAGCGTTCGCCGGACGCCGTGGCCGCCGGCAAGTTCCTGATGCAGGCGGCCTGGAACAGCAGCGAACGCCGTGCCGCAGGCCTGGAGCGAACCTGGCAGCGCCGCCTGATCGGTCGCGCCAATCAAGGCGTCAGCGTGGCTCGCAATAGCGGCAAGGCGCAGGCGGCGTTCCAGGCGCGACGCATCGGCTGA